One Gallus gallus isolate bGalGal1 chromosome 11, bGalGal1.mat.broiler.GRCg7b, whole genome shotgun sequence DNA window includes the following coding sequences:
- the CLEC3A gene encoding C-type lectin domain family 3 member A precursor: MAQTGLMIFLLISILLLDQTISQASKFKAKKHSKRRVKDKDDLKTQIDKLWREVNALKEMQALQSVCLRGTKAHKKCYLISEGTKHFHEANEDCIAKGGTLAIPRNSDEMNTLRDYGKNSVPGGSEFWLGVNDMVNEGKFVDVNGMALQYFNWDRAQPNGGKRENCVFFSTQGKWVDEICRTAKRYICEFLIP; encoded by the exons ATGGCACAAACTGGACTTATGATTTTTCTACTCATAAGCATATTACTGCTGGATCAGACCATCAGCCAGGCTTCCAAATTCAAAGCTAAGAAGCACAGCAAACGTAGAGTGAAAG aCAAAGATGACCTCAAGACCCAGATTGACAAATTGTGGCGAGAAGTAAATGCTCTCAAAGAAATGCAAGCACTTCAATCAG TCTGTCTTCGAGGGACAAAGGCCCATAAGAAGTGCTACCTCATTTCAGAAGGCACCAAGCATTTTCATGAAGCCAATGAAGACTGCATAGCCAAGGGAGGAACACTGGCTATCCCCAGGAATAGTGATGAAATGAACACTCTCCGAGACTACGGCAAGAACAGCGTGCCTGGAGGGTCTGAGTTCTGGCTAGGTGTCAATGACATGGTAAATGAAGGGAAGTTTGTTGATGTTAATGGCATGGCTCTACAGTACTTCAATTGGGATCGTGCCCAGCCAAATGGGGGAAAGCGTGAAAATTGTGTCTTCTTTTCAACACAAGGCAAGTGGGTGGATGAGATCTGCCGTACTGCCAAAAGATATATTTGTGAATTTCTGATCCCATAA